In one window of Episyrphus balteatus chromosome 3, idEpiBalt1.1, whole genome shotgun sequence DNA:
- the LOC129913507 gene encoding aminopeptidase N — translation MNSIISFLLLGTILSLCNGYIVDIRQKRSIDLSASHALIPDARLSKDVIPTSYILNLRPNFEESNFAGDIRMNLSWNEDTKKISLHAHYDLNIYEKDIKLRKIKRRTEGSAETAAIEYEDVAIQRADRLPKKTVYVIYLKEAIAQGTECELEIKFNGEIWESTEGLFKGSYMDGKSEKKHYLATYMRPHNARRLFPCFDEPGFKVPFTVSISRPKTYQTRFNTLPAKTEDIDNNYVVDYFETTPPMSSFTFGFVISQLQKLEPTTPLPEERRPQINIWSRPEIHEDLQEIYTKLVTVYDHLEAYFNVSVPLSKIDVLAIPGLASVRPADNWGVLMFKEAELLKKGYYGLSQELIYQWLGSWVTPYWWSDAHVNKALASFLASYTVIGIDNGLEFNGKYPMTVLYSLYYEFSKRYPHSRITGMKQETTSFKTELVMRMLNYTLSSETFKTGIRRFIADRHFSTFFGDDLWDALTKQAHEDKTLDAKYAINEIAGSWITKDRLPVIKIERNYKDKTAKVKQKVYLRERPHDVPEQDKMLWWIPLVLVTQDSLDFNNTTPHAWMEKTRELTLKDLPEQEKFIIVNPEEIGPFPVNYDEKNWDLLAKFLQTEDGRTKIPIYTRAKLLHDAWNLAYAGDLSFATAFDMTLFMQNERNHIAWNPVFTFIDHIGRHIDMSAVHKKFETYVRVLLTPLYEELGKPVENEENWKTDLRSLSKTFLCRAGYRPCIEEAQEAFKLWMQSEKPDEGNPVPNQYICPVFKWGTMEEWEFGLQRVINFPKSRIQSERTYLLKTLAGCPVQHEKIERLLNITILEENGNFTENDIFLIFSMLTGGSSGYMSLFNFLSNNWVVIRQRFENKTNLWDNLIGSATGVFTTQEGYDMVKKLKDERRGEFGSAEHIIDRNLKNIKEEAKWSDENLPVIEKWLDNFLKTVNQNDNKFMGK, via the exons ATGAATTCCATCATATCGTTCCTACTTTTAGGAACGATTCTATCTCTATGCAATGGCTATATAGTCGAC ATTCGACAAAAACGAAGCATTGATCTATCTGCGTCACATGCACTCATCCCAGATGCTCGCCTCTCAAAAGATGTCATCCCTACTTCGTATATTTTGAATTTGCGACCAAATTTCGAGGAGAGTAACTTTGCCGGTGACATTCGAATGAATCTTAGCTGGAATGAGGACACCAAAAAGATCTCCCTGCATGCGCATTATGATCTGAATATCTACGAGAAGGACATCAAGTTGCGCAAAATCAAGCGTAGAACAga GGGTTCAGCAGAGACGGCTGCTATTGAGTATGAGGACGTTGCCATTCAGAGAGCTGATAGACTGCCAAAGAAGACAGTTTATGTGATCTATTTGAAGGAGGCGATTGCTCAAGGAACGGAATGTGAATTGGAAATCAAGTTTAATGGTGAGATTTGGGAAAGTACGGAAGGACTTTTTAAGGGAAGTTATATGGATGGAAAATCTGAGAAGAAACATTACTTGGCAACTTATATGAGGCCGCATAATGCGAGAAGACTTTTTCCTTGTTTCGATGAACCAGGATTTAAG GTCCCATTTACAGTGAGCATTTCAAGACCTAAAACATATCAGACGCGTTTCAATACTCTACCAGCTAAAACCGAAGATAT tgaTAATAACTACGTAGTGGATTATTTTGAGACAACGCCACCAATGTCATCATTCACATTTGGGTTTGTTATATCCCAATTGCAGAAATTAGAACCCACTACTCCCCTACCAGAAGAAAGAAgaccccaaattaatatttggtCTAGGCCAGAAATACACGAAGACTTGCAG gaAATTTATACTAAACTGGTAACGGTTTATGACCATTTAGAAGCGTACTTCAATGTCTCGGTTCCATTGAGTAAAATCGATGTTTTAGCTATTCCAGGATTAGCATCTGTACGTCCTGCTGATAACTGGGGTGTTTTGATGTTTAA AGAAGCTGAACTCCTTAAAAAAGGTTACTACGGACTATCTCAAGAGCTTATATATCAATGGCTTGGATCATGGGTGACACCATACTGGTGGAGTGATGCTCACGTCAATAAGGCTTTAGCAAGTTTTCTAGCTTCCTACACAGTAATTGGT ATTGACAATGGACTTGAATTCAATGGAAAATATCCAATGACTGTGTTATATTCTTTATACTATGAATTCAGCAAACGTTATCCACATTCTCGCATCACAGGAATGAAACAAGAAACTACATCATTCAAAACTGAATTGGTCATGAGAATGTTAAATTACACTTTGAGCAGTGAAACTTTCAAAACAGGAATACGTAGATTCATAGCCGATCGacattttagtactttttttggAGATGATCTTTGGGATGCTCTGACTAAGCAAGCTCATGAAGATAAGACTTTAGATGCTAAATATGCTATCAATGAAATTGCTGGCTCATGGATCACTAAAGATCGTTTGCcagttataaaaattgaaagaaactACAAAGATAAGACCGCCAAGGTTAAACAAAAGGTCTATCTTCGGGAACGTCCTCATGATGTACCTGAACAAGACAAGATGTTATGGTGGATTCCTTTGGTTTTGGTTACACAAGATTCGTTAGACTTTAACAATACTACACCACATGCTTGGATGGAAAAGACTAGGGAACTTACATTGAAAGATCTCCCAGAGCAGGAAAAATTCATCATTGTAAATCCGGAAGAAATAGGACCGTTCCCGGTGAATTATGATGAGAAAAATTGGGACTTGTTGGCGAAGTTCCTTCAAACTGAAGATGGTAGGACTAAAATACCAATTTATACCAG GGCTAAGTTACTCCATGACGCCTGGAACCTTGCTTATGCGGGTGATCTGAGCTTCGCAACAGCCTTCGATATGACACTCTTTATGCAAAATGAGCGGAATCACATCGCTTGGAATCCGGTATTCACTTTTATTGATCACATTGGAAGACACATTGATATGTCAGCGGTTCACAAGAAGTTCGAG ACTTATGTACGTGTCTTATTGACACCACTTTATGAAGAACTTGGCAAACCTGttgaaaacgaagaaaattggaaAACCGATTTGAGGTCTCTGTCAAAGACTTTCCTCTGCCGTGCTGGTTACAGGCCTTGCATTGAAGAAGCTCAAGAAGCCTTCAAACTTTGGATGCAAAGTGAAAAACCAGATGAAGGCAATCC AGTTCCTAATCAATACATTTGTCCGGTCTTCAAATGGGGAACAATGGAAGAGTGGGAATTTGGCCTCCAGCGAGTAATTAACTTCCCCAAGTCGAGAATTCAAAGTGAGAGAACTTATCTCCTGAAGACCCTTGCTGGTTGTCCTGTGCAACATGAAAAGATCGAAAGACTTTTGAATATAACAATTTTGGAAGAAAATGGAAACTTTACAGAAAATGATATCTTTTTGATCTTTTCCATGTTGACAGGAGGTTCAAGCGGTTACATGAgtttgtttaactttttgtcAAATAATTGGGTGGTTATTAGACAGAG attcgaaaacaaaacaaatctttGGGATAATTTGATTGGATCAGCAACTGGTGTTTTTACCACACAAGAAGGTTATGATATGGTGAAAAAACTCAAAGACGAACGTCGTGGTGAATTTGGTAGTGCTGAACACATTATcgatagaaatttgaaaaatatcaaagaaGAAGCCAAATGGAGTGATGAGAATTTGCCAGTTATTGAAAAGTGGTtggataattttttgaaaactgttaaTCAAAATGATAATAAATTTATGGGAAAGTAG